One region of Azoarcus sp. CIB genomic DNA includes:
- a CDS encoding toll/interleukin-1 receptor domain-containing protein produces the protein MSQTTHVFVSYSREDDSWCDVVVKHLQGLHDPIEMDVWLDRNRIRAGDKWLPEIEAALASADLAILLISPSFLSSNFIRKTELPKLLARSEKGLRVIPVQIIPCAWEAIGWLKDTDIRPKVRNEKTKKIKALAEFGKETSTTVNRHLSNLMVEIAGLLGDAAAGRNAHAGPSAADDDEMHAKAAAALLAATLLQEMRSEAREEFAGQVVERLGTFCDLSGEPLFSALRLFIEYQLLRSEAPTSARALQETLDGLEVSDTARRLAGELKRGARNGDFSGSVVEVNSLFFMLAREREALWETYFDTIERVARNAPPPDQLATLCRIRVNLGFVAPQFLVAGLLSHFEDDWRPVLNAYQHSIPKAAVRSGAFESLQASQWNCWLVWGPSIPICRCAQWQGKFAYQYGYGDENNSLPLIEIDEDESGEPRKLGPLVADLAAAGRSAKLVQLTGRLRWGPHFLGEEGDKGLDFPADDAPRDLIDELDRDDSEEELQPRKYPMAAAQASLWCGEGPGHAHHSDGLVLQLEQVDREVDETRVYFSAYLWMMYLVAVGKPDPSDPDVGPRLLRRKCYPPWPENASQRVRVGDARLWEDLLPVFVHANVSDPAALRFQRRAVVENSLQLLRQVWERRAEFFDADDVASGIRFHLVCSSDYSGCDCAIRYPSAEPLPDLLCKRLEAEPDREFAAAVIVPGSADNPALRPWGLAGYFSSCHLPELVADYFAYVDQLQRQKTKR, from the coding sequence ATGAGCCAGACTACGCACGTGTTCGTCAGCTACAGCCGCGAGGACGACAGCTGGTGCGACGTCGTCGTGAAACATCTGCAGGGCCTCCATGACCCGATCGAGATGGATGTCTGGCTCGACCGCAACCGCATCCGTGCCGGTGACAAGTGGCTGCCTGAGATCGAGGCTGCACTGGCCAGTGCGGACCTCGCCATCCTCCTCATCAGCCCGTCCTTCCTCAGTTCGAACTTCATTCGCAAGACCGAACTGCCAAAGCTGCTGGCGCGCTCCGAAAAGGGCTTGCGCGTGATTCCCGTTCAGATCATTCCCTGCGCATGGGAGGCGATAGGCTGGCTGAAGGACACGGATATTCGGCCCAAGGTGCGGAACGAGAAAACGAAGAAGATCAAGGCGCTCGCCGAATTCGGCAAGGAAACGTCGACGACCGTGAATCGCCACCTCAGCAACCTGATGGTCGAGATTGCCGGACTTCTCGGGGATGCCGCTGCGGGACGGAATGCGCATGCGGGGCCGTCGGCCGCCGACGATGACGAGATGCATGCGAAGGCCGCCGCCGCGCTGCTCGCGGCGACCTTGCTGCAGGAGATGCGCAGCGAGGCGCGAGAGGAGTTCGCCGGCCAGGTCGTCGAGCGGCTGGGGACGTTCTGCGATCTTTCGGGCGAGCCGCTGTTCAGTGCGCTGCGGCTCTTCATCGAGTACCAGTTGCTGCGCTCCGAGGCGCCGACCTCCGCGCGGGCATTGCAGGAAACGCTCGACGGACTCGAGGTCAGCGATACCGCGCGCCGGCTCGCCGGCGAGTTGAAGCGCGGTGCGCGAAACGGCGACTTCAGCGGCAGCGTGGTCGAGGTGAATTCGCTGTTCTTCATGTTGGCGCGCGAACGCGAGGCCTTGTGGGAGACGTACTTCGACACCATCGAACGCGTCGCGCGCAATGCGCCACCCCCGGACCAGCTCGCGACCCTGTGTCGCATCCGCGTCAACCTCGGCTTCGTCGCGCCGCAGTTCCTCGTCGCCGGGCTGCTGTCGCATTTCGAGGACGACTGGCGGCCGGTGCTCAACGCGTATCAGCACTCGATACCCAAGGCCGCGGTACGCTCCGGCGCCTTCGAGAGCCTGCAGGCCTCGCAATGGAACTGCTGGCTGGTGTGGGGGCCGAGCATCCCGATCTGCCGATGCGCGCAGTGGCAGGGCAAGTTCGCGTATCAGTATGGCTATGGCGACGAGAACAATTCGCTGCCGCTGATCGAGATCGACGAGGACGAGAGCGGCGAACCGCGCAAGCTGGGGCCGTTGGTCGCCGATCTCGCTGCCGCCGGCCGTAGCGCGAAACTCGTGCAGCTGACCGGACGCCTGCGCTGGGGGCCGCATTTCCTAGGCGAGGAAGGGGACAAGGGCCTCGATTTCCCGGCCGACGACGCGCCGCGCGACCTGATCGACGAGCTGGACCGTGACGACAGCGAGGAGGAGTTGCAGCCGCGCAAGTATCCGATGGCCGCCGCACAGGCCAGTCTGTGGTGTGGCGAGGGACCCGGCCACGCGCATCATTCGGACGGACTCGTGCTGCAACTGGAACAGGTCGATCGCGAGGTCGACGAGACGCGCGTCTACTTTTCCGCCTACCTGTGGATGATGTACCTCGTCGCGGTCGGCAAGCCCGATCCGTCCGACCCCGACGTCGGGCCGCGCCTGCTGCGTCGCAAGTGTTATCCGCCGTGGCCCGAGAACGCGAGCCAGCGGGTGCGCGTCGGCGACGCACGCCTGTGGGAGGATCTGCTGCCGGTGTTCGTGCATGCGAACGTCTCCGATCCCGCAGCCCTGCGCTTCCAGCGCCGCGCGGTCGTCGAGAACAGCTTGCAGCTGCTGCGCCAGGTGTGGGAGCGACGGGCCGAATTCTTCGACGCCGATGATGTCGCCAGCGGCATCCGCTTCCACCTCGTGTGCAGTTCGGACTACTCCGGCTGTGACTGTGCGATCCGCTACCCGTCGGCCGAGCCGCTACCCGATCTGCTGTGCAAGCGCCTCGAAGCCGAGCCCGATCGCGAATTCGCCGCCGCGGTGATCGTGCCGGGGAGTGCGGACAACCCGGCGCTGCGGCCCTGGGGGCTCGCAGGCTACTTCTCGTCCTGCCACCTGCCGGAACTGGTCGCCGATTACTTCGCCTACGTCGACCAGCTGCAGCGGCAGAAAACCAAGCGCTGA
- a CDS encoding protein phosphatase 2C domain-containing protein has protein sequence MTGPTPIRWTSAARCHVGLVREVNEDSFLDRPERALWAVADGMGGHDAGDLASGMVVATLDGLPAFSSLTNLVDAARERLQDVNRRLRAEALMRDVSIIGSTVVALLACERYGAYLWAGDSRIYLYRKGRLTLLSRDHSTLEELRARGFPVGNDALQPGHNLITRAVGAVDVLELDQGAVVVGDGDIFLLCSDGLSNLVSEDDIRDNLATGDCRQAADALVDLALKGGGHDNITAVVVRAEDPDCSDMTVLNPAL, from the coding sequence TTGACCGGCCCAACTCCGATTCGCTGGACCTCCGCCGCACGCTGCCACGTCGGGCTGGTGCGGGAGGTCAATGAGGACTCCTTTCTCGACCGCCCCGAGCGCGCGCTCTGGGCGGTCGCAGACGGCATGGGCGGGCACGACGCGGGCGACCTCGCGAGCGGCATGGTGGTCGCCACGCTGGACGGTCTGCCCGCCTTCTCGAGCCTGACGAACCTCGTCGACGCGGCACGCGAGCGGCTGCAGGACGTCAACCGCCGGCTTCGCGCGGAGGCGCTGATGCGCGATGTCTCGATCATCGGCAGCACGGTCGTCGCCCTGCTCGCGTGCGAACGCTACGGCGCCTACCTGTGGGCGGGCGACAGCCGGATCTACCTGTATCGCAAAGGCAGGCTCACCCTGCTCAGCCGCGACCACAGCACACTCGAGGAACTCCGGGCGCGCGGCTTTCCGGTTGGCAACGATGCGCTGCAACCCGGTCACAACCTGATCACGCGCGCGGTGGGTGCCGTCGACGTCCTCGAACTCGATCAGGGCGCGGTCGTGGTCGGCGACGGCGACATCTTCCTGCTGTGCAGCGACGGACTGAGCAATCTGGTGAGCGAGGACGACATCCGCGACAACCTTGCCACGGGCGACTGCCGCCAGGCGGCCGACGCGCTGGTCGACCTCGCCCTGAAAGGCGGCGGGCACGACAATATCACCGCCGTCGTCGTCCGTGCCGAAGACCCCGACTGCTCGGACATGACCGTGCTGAATCCGGCGCTGTAA
- a CDS encoding response regulator, producing MTARILLVEDNPANLELVSYLLEAAGHIVLIAEDGRQGLELARKEPPPDLIVSDLRMPVMDGFEMLRHIRMDVALNDVPVIAVTAFSMSGDQTRVMLAGFDGYISKPIVPETFVSEVEAYLKAGRRKAGPPADP from the coding sequence GTGACGGCGCGCATTCTCCTCGTCGAGGACAACCCGGCGAACCTCGAACTCGTCAGCTACCTGCTCGAAGCGGCCGGGCACATCGTGCTGATCGCCGAGGACGGCCGGCAGGGGCTGGAACTCGCCCGCAAGGAGCCGCCTCCCGACCTCATCGTCAGCGACCTGCGCATGCCGGTGATGGACGGCTTCGAAATGCTTCGACACATCCGCATGGACGTCGCGCTGAACGACGTCCCCGTGATCGCGGTCACAGCGTTCTCGATGTCGGGCGACCAGACTCGGGTGATGCTCGCGGGCTTCGACGGCTACATCTCCAAGCCCATCGTTCCAGAGACCTTCGTCAGCGAGGTCGAAGCCTACCTGAAGGCCGGACGGCGCAAGGCCGGTCCGCCCGCCGACCCGTGA
- a CDS encoding EAL domain-containing protein has protein sequence MAKILVIDDHAANRELIVALAGYEGHEALEAGDGAEGLAIVRAQRPQLVICDILMPNVDGYEFVRRLRADPAIADTPVVFYTANYHEREVRNLAGILGVSRILVKPCNPDDIVRAIDDTLRQAVKELPPASDAEFEREHLRVLTDKLAAKAEELERRAADLAGEVETRKLAEAQLRRVLRARNVMAECNRTLVRATDERRLLADMCRFLIELGNYGIAWVSLAWHDADCTVETVAAAGEGASLLKSFRFSWGDNACGNGPVGEAVRTRAPQVVHDIASDPRLVRWREAALGRGFQAAAVLPLVFEHETFGVLCIVTREKEAFDGDELELLGELADDIAYGIHTLRARVVQQRTEETLRLRNRAIDESINAIVISAADREADNPVLYVNPAFTLMTGYAPEEIIGRNTRLLVGDDWDQPDIERLREAVRRGRDARVTLRCYRKDGSLFWNEISLASMHDPSGRVSHFISIFNDLTDRKRYEAELEQQANHDALTGLANRNLLNDRLQQSMIRAQRNAGAVAVMLLDLDRFKLINDSLGHAVGDELICEVARRLAACVRQGDTVARLGGDEFMIVMSELWAESDAASLAAKVLQRVSAPMKLSGHEIVVTGSLGVALFPRDGESAALLVKNADVAMYRAKEQGRNDFRFYAPEMNARMLERLELENGLRRALDQGELELHYQPKVELTNGRVVGAEALIRWRHPVLGMVSPADFIPLAEETGLIVPIGEWVINTACRQLKAWREEGLTGVSVAVNVSARQFQQEDLVGVLGEALRSSGVPARSLHLEVTESGVMSNPERTIVILRTLKDIGVLVSLDDFGTGYSSLNYLKRFLIDSVKIDQSFVADLTTSSEDAAIARMVISLAHSLNQTVVAEGVETVAQLDFLRRHRCDEMQGFLCSRAIPAAEFAGMIRDGGCVLPSMAGTLH, from the coding sequence ATGGCGAAGATTCTTGTCATAGACGACCATGCCGCGAATCGCGAACTCATCGTGGCCCTGGCTGGCTACGAGGGGCACGAGGCGCTGGAGGCGGGCGACGGCGCCGAAGGGCTCGCCATCGTGCGGGCGCAGCGTCCGCAGCTGGTCATCTGCGACATCCTCATGCCCAACGTGGACGGTTACGAGTTCGTGCGCCGGCTGCGTGCGGATCCGGCGATCGCCGATACGCCGGTGGTCTTCTATACGGCCAATTACCACGAGCGCGAAGTGCGCAACCTCGCCGGCATCCTCGGCGTGTCGCGCATCCTCGTGAAGCCCTGCAACCCCGATGACATCGTGCGCGCCATCGACGACACGCTCCGCCAGGCGGTGAAGGAACTGCCGCCCGCGAGCGATGCCGAATTCGAGCGCGAGCATTTGCGCGTGCTCACCGACAAGCTCGCCGCCAAGGCCGAGGAGCTCGAACGCCGCGCCGCGGATCTCGCGGGCGAGGTCGAGACCCGCAAGCTCGCCGAGGCGCAGCTGCGGCGTGTGCTGCGCGCGCGCAACGTGATGGCCGAGTGCAACCGCACGCTGGTGCGCGCCACCGACGAGCGGCGGCTGCTCGCGGACATGTGCCGCTTCCTCATCGAGCTCGGGAACTACGGCATCGCGTGGGTGAGCCTGGCGTGGCACGACGCCGACTGCACCGTGGAGACGGTCGCCGCCGCGGGCGAGGGGGCCAGCCTGCTGAAATCCTTCCGCTTTTCGTGGGGCGACAACGCTTGTGGCAACGGCCCGGTGGGCGAGGCGGTGCGCACGCGCGCACCGCAGGTCGTGCACGACATCGCGTCGGACCCGCGCCTTGTGCGCTGGCGCGAGGCGGCACTCGGACGCGGCTTCCAGGCGGCCGCGGTGCTGCCCCTCGTATTCGAGCATGAGACTTTCGGCGTGCTGTGCATCGTCACGCGCGAGAAGGAAGCCTTCGATGGGGACGAGCTCGAGCTGCTCGGCGAGCTGGCGGACGACATCGCCTACGGCATCCACACGCTGCGCGCGCGCGTCGTGCAGCAGCGCACCGAGGAGACGCTGCGCCTGCGCAACCGTGCCATCGACGAGAGCATCAACGCCATCGTGATCAGCGCGGCCGACCGCGAGGCCGATAACCCGGTGCTGTACGTGAACCCCGCCTTCACGCTGATGACCGGCTATGCGCCCGAGGAGATCATCGGGCGCAACACGCGCCTGCTGGTCGGCGACGACTGGGACCAGCCCGACATCGAGCGTCTGCGCGAGGCGGTGCGCCGCGGGCGCGATGCCCGGGTCACGCTGCGCTGCTACCGCAAGGACGGTTCGCTGTTCTGGAACGAGATCTCGCTCGCGTCGATGCACGACCCGAGCGGGCGCGTGTCGCACTTCATCTCGATCTTCAACGACCTCACCGACCGCAAGCGCTATGAGGCGGAGCTCGAACAGCAGGCCAACCACGACGCCCTGACCGGACTCGCCAACCGCAACCTGCTCAACGACCGCCTGCAGCAGTCGATGATCCGCGCGCAGCGCAACGCCGGCGCGGTGGCCGTGATGCTGCTCGACCTCGACCGCTTCAAGCTGATCAACGACAGCCTCGGCCATGCCGTCGGCGACGAACTGATCTGCGAGGTGGCGCGGCGCCTCGCGGCCTGCGTGCGCCAGGGCGACACCGTGGCGCGCCTCGGCGGCGACGAGTTCATGATCGTCATGTCCGAGCTGTGGGCCGAAAGCGATGCCGCCTCGCTCGCGGCCAAGGTGCTGCAGCGCGTGTCGGCGCCGATGAAGCTGTCGGGCCACGAGATCGTCGTCACCGGCAGCCTGGGCGTCGCGCTGTTTCCGCGCGACGGCGAATCGGCGGCCCTGCTGGTGAAGAATGCCGACGTCGCGATGTACCGCGCGAAGGAGCAGGGGCGCAACGACTTCCGCTTCTACGCGCCCGAGATGAACGCACGCATGCTCGAACGCCTGGAACTCGAAAACGGCCTGCGCCGGGCGCTCGACCAGGGCGAGCTGGAACTGCACTACCAGCCCAAGGTCGAGCTCACCAACGGGCGCGTGGTCGGCGCCGAGGCGCTGATCCGCTGGCGCCATCCGGTGCTGGGCATGGTGTCGCCGGCCGATTTCATCCCGCTGGCCGAGGAAACGGGTCTCATCGTGCCGATCGGCGAATGGGTCATCAACACCGCGTGCCGCCAGCTGAAGGCCTGGCGCGAGGAAGGGCTCACGGGTGTCAGCGTCGCGGTCAATGTCTCGGCGCGGCAGTTCCAGCAGGAGGATCTCGTCGGCGTGCTGGGCGAGGCCTTGCGTTCGTCCGGGGTGCCCGCGCGGAGCCTGCACCTCGAAGTCACCGAGAGCGGCGTGATGAGCAACCCGGAGCGCACCATCGTGATCCTGCGCACGCTCAAGGACATCGGCGTGCTGGTCTCGCTCGACGACTTCGGCACTGGCTATTCCAGCCTGAACTACCTCAAGCGCTTCCTCATCGACAGCGTCAAGATCGACCAGTCCTTCGTCGCCGACCTCACGACGTCTTCGGAGGACGCCGCGATCGCCCGCATGGTTATCTCGCTCGCCCACAGCCTCAACCAGACCGTCGTCGCCGAAGGCGTCGAGACCGTGGCGCAGCTCGACTTCCTGCGCCGCCACCGCTGCGACGAGATGCAGGGCTTCCTGTGCAGCCGTGCGATTCCCGCCGCCGAGTTCGCCGGGATGATCCGCGACGGGGGCTGCGTGCTGCCGTCAATGGCAGGAACGCTGCATTAG
- a CDS encoding sigma-54 dependent transcriptional regulator, producing the protein MKILAPGSRGSSAISYAGLLEKIEILRSTLRWASTLARPEIEKLLRQANTLRDEVMQLSHKERFVQAAATEAAPADLAPGARRRALLDRSFVFEGAFGDNPQLLEALEIAEKAAPTDLPVLIDGESGTGKELMAKVIHANGSRPDKPYISVNCGAIPENLLESELFGHRKGAFTGAVSDRKGKFESAHTGTIFLDEIGELPLPGQVKLLRVLESHEIQRVGSDEPIAVDARIVAATNRNLRRLSEEGTFREDLFYRLSVIHLTLPPLRERRDEIPLLFAFFGDEAAEALKRRPIKMSSRLRDFLLRYRYPGNIRELRNLIYRLSCLAGETADLEHLPPDIRPAPAVSPAATAPVAGVAAAAEAISLSDAKRVASDEAEKQFLERGLEQVGGTVAELARRCDMNRSHLQTLLKKHGIHSKDFRKGNSSRGEGGN; encoded by the coding sequence ATGAAGATCCTGGCCCCCGGTTCGCGCGGCAGTTCGGCGATCTCCTACGCGGGACTGCTGGAGAAGATCGAGATCCTGCGCTCGACGCTGCGCTGGGCGTCGACCCTTGCGCGGCCCGAGATCGAGAAACTGCTGCGCCAGGCGAACACGCTGCGCGACGAGGTCATGCAGCTGTCGCACAAGGAACGCTTCGTGCAGGCGGCGGCGACCGAGGCTGCGCCCGCGGATCTGGCGCCCGGTGCGCGGCGGCGCGCCTTGCTCGATCGCAGCTTCGTATTCGAAGGCGCGTTCGGCGACAATCCGCAGCTCCTCGAAGCCCTGGAGATCGCCGAGAAGGCCGCGCCGACCGACCTGCCCGTGCTGATCGACGGTGAGAGCGGCACCGGCAAGGAGTTGATGGCGAAGGTCATCCACGCCAACGGTTCGCGCCCGGACAAGCCCTACATCTCGGTGAACTGCGGCGCAATTCCGGAAAACCTGCTGGAATCCGAACTCTTCGGCCACCGCAAGGGCGCATTCACGGGCGCCGTCAGCGACCGCAAGGGCAAGTTCGAGAGCGCCCACACCGGCACCATCTTCCTCGACGAGATCGGCGAACTGCCGTTGCCCGGGCAGGTGAAGCTGTTGCGGGTGCTGGAATCGCACGAGATCCAGCGCGTCGGTTCCGACGAGCCGATCGCGGTGGACGCGCGCATCGTCGCCGCGACCAACCGCAACCTGCGGCGCCTGAGCGAGGAGGGGACCTTCCGCGAGGACCTGTTCTATCGCCTCAGCGTCATCCACCTGACCCTGCCGCCGCTGCGCGAGCGCCGGGACGAGATCCCGCTGCTGTTCGCCTTCTTCGGCGATGAGGCGGCGGAAGCGCTCAAGCGCCGGCCGATCAAGATGTCGTCGCGCTTGCGCGACTTCCTGCTGCGCTACCGCTATCCCGGCAACATCCGCGAGCTGCGCAATCTGATCTATCGCCTGTCCTGTCTCGCCGGCGAAACGGCCGATCTCGAACACCTGCCGCCCGACATCCGGCCCGCGCCCGCGGTGTCGCCAGCGGCGACTGCCCCCGTGGCCGGCGTGGCCGCCGCGGCGGAAGCGATCTCGCTCAGCGACGCCAAGCGGGTCGCGAGCGACGAAGCCGAGAAGCAGTTCCTGGAACGCGGGCTGGAGCAGGTGGGCGGAACGGTGGCCGAACTGGCCCGCCGCTGCGACATGAACCGGTCGCACCTGCAGACGCTGTTGAAGAAGCACGGCATCCACTCGAAGGACTTCCGCAAAGGGAATTCCTCGCGCGGCGAGGGGGGCAACTGA
- a CDS encoding PAS domain S-box protein — MAMDVCGLLLDEAPDAFVVQSPEGIVLHWSRSAEAIFGYAANEVVGRDLLDLIVPADRADEERGMRCEALETGFAAIESLRRCKDGSLVFVSISAKTVRDSQGRPQYLIVCEKDVTQLKVMRDAKLVDARYSKLLESMPDGIVLINASGRIVFANSQAEALFGYAAGRLRGLPVEVLLPERLRGGHVAHRSAYFGQLRTRAMGMGLELYGLRQDGSEFPVEIGLSPLETGEGTLVTSAIRDITERKRIERALHEKNVELAKANAAKDRFLASMSHELRTPLNAIIGFTGTLLMKLPGPLTEVQERQLRRVQSGGQHLLELINDLLDIAKIEAGKVELVVEPLDCRAVVEDVAATLRPGAEGKGLAFAIEVVVEPLQLATDRRAFSQILINLVQNAIKFTERGGVTIRLARRMEGERALVEVSVRDTGVGIGEEDLQRLFAPFARITPRSGKFAEGTGLGLHLSQKLAGQMGGRITVESVPGVGSTFALVLPEG, encoded by the coding sequence ATGGCGATGGACGTTTGCGGTCTCCTGCTGGACGAGGCGCCCGATGCATTCGTGGTGCAATCGCCGGAGGGGATCGTCCTGCACTGGAGCAGGAGCGCCGAAGCCATCTTCGGTTACGCGGCGAACGAGGTCGTGGGGCGGGACCTGCTCGACCTCATCGTGCCCGCCGACCGCGCGGACGAGGAGCGCGGCATGCGGTGCGAGGCGCTGGAAACGGGCTTCGCCGCGATCGAATCGCTGCGGCGCTGCAAGGACGGTTCACTGGTCTTCGTCTCGATCAGCGCGAAGACGGTACGCGACAGCCAGGGACGGCCGCAGTACCTGATCGTGTGTGAGAAGGACGTCACGCAACTCAAGGTGATGCGCGACGCGAAACTCGTCGACGCCCGTTACAGCAAGCTGCTGGAGTCGATGCCCGACGGCATCGTGCTGATCAACGCGTCGGGGCGCATCGTGTTCGCGAACAGCCAGGCCGAGGCCCTATTCGGCTACGCGGCGGGGCGCCTGCGCGGCCTGCCGGTGGAAGTGCTGCTGCCCGAGCGCCTGCGCGGCGGGCATGTCGCGCATCGTTCGGCCTACTTCGGTCAACTGCGCACGCGGGCGATGGGCATGGGGCTGGAGCTGTACGGCCTGCGACAGGACGGCAGCGAGTTTCCGGTCGAGATCGGACTCAGTCCGCTGGAGACGGGGGAGGGCACGCTGGTGACCAGTGCGATCCGCGACATCACTGAACGCAAGCGCATCGAGCGTGCGCTGCACGAGAAGAACGTCGAGCTCGCAAAGGCCAACGCCGCGAAGGACCGCTTCCTCGCGAGCATGAGCCACGAACTGCGCACGCCGCTCAACGCGATCATCGGCTTCACCGGAACGCTGCTGATGAAGCTGCCGGGGCCTCTGACCGAGGTGCAGGAAAGGCAGCTGCGCCGCGTCCAGTCCGGCGGCCAGCATCTGCTCGAGCTCATCAACGATCTGCTCGACATCGCGAAGATCGAGGCCGGCAAGGTCGAGCTGGTGGTCGAACCCCTGGATTGCCGGGCGGTCGTGGAGGACGTGGCGGCGACGCTGCGCCCGGGGGCGGAAGGGAAGGGACTGGCGTTCGCGATCGAGGTCGTCGTCGAGCCCTTGCAGCTGGCGACCGACCGGCGCGCCTTCAGTCAGATCCTCATCAACCTGGTGCAGAACGCGATCAAGTTCACCGAGCGCGGAGGCGTCACGATCCGGCTCGCGCGGCGCATGGAGGGTGAGCGTGCGCTGGTCGAGGTCAGCGTCCGCGACACCGGCGTGGGCATCGGCGAGGAGGACCTGCAGCGCCTGTTCGCCCCGTTCGCGCGCATCACGCCGCGCAGCGGCAAGTTTGCCGAGGGAACCGGCCTCGGGCTGCACCTGAGCCAGAAGCTCGCCGGGCAGATGGGCGGCCGGATCACCGTCGAGAGCGTGCCGGGGGTCGGCAGCACCTTCGCGCTCGTGTTGCCGGAGGGATGA
- a CDS encoding GNAT family N-acetyltransferase, with amino-acid sequence MAEGGGQRVAASSRVPSVRFREIDASRAGLAALERFYRERYVAEFPDPDERESLDNMRRYLLLKAQGWYGSNNYHIVVAELDGEAVGGVVFDYLAMPRAGVIEFLFVASDRRASGIGRALLDEAIRLLRRDARRHDARLAAVVAEMNDPFRRPATPDNMDPFRRAAIWGRWGFGVLEFPYVQPALSAGQQPVDGLLLIMRPFGRVPQSGFRSHWVELVVAEYLRWAMRIEDPAADRDFLAMSDALASHPRVALVPLGRYAGQDPTDGLVVEVVSSPDRPPDGIATAAAIARAAIPVPGRVAAQQDFAAAFALGDSGAAHYHLWLLRTATDAPAEGMASFFTLPTAGFGGYLVLAGTLRGRGLLRRAVARIEARMRQDGTSAEGWFIECGAEAVAVFRHIGFIDVPCDYRPPAVGEASPGGAPERLHLLFKPFGMRREPDRLERDFVSRALREILCSVYAIGNPEAASCYRRVLRTLADGDLRGVRR; translated from the coding sequence ATGGCCGAAGGTGGAGGTCAGCGCGTCGCCGCAAGCTCCCGGGTGCCCAGCGTGCGCTTCCGCGAAATCGACGCCTCGCGGGCCGGGCTGGCGGCGCTGGAGCGCTTCTACCGCGAGCGCTACGTCGCAGAGTTCCCCGACCCCGACGAGCGCGAATCGCTCGACAACATGCGGCGCTATCTGCTGCTGAAGGCGCAGGGTTGGTACGGGAGCAACAACTACCACATCGTCGTCGCCGAACTCGACGGCGAAGCGGTCGGGGGTGTCGTGTTCGACTATCTCGCCATGCCGCGTGCGGGCGTGATCGAATTCCTGTTCGTCGCTTCGGACCGCCGCGCTTCCGGCATCGGCCGCGCACTGCTGGACGAGGCGATCCGCCTGCTGCGCCGGGACGCCCGGCGGCACGACGCGCGCCTGGCCGCCGTGGTCGCCGAGATGAACGATCCCTTCCGCCGTCCCGCGACGCCCGACAACATGGACCCCTTCCGGCGCGCGGCGATCTGGGGCCGCTGGGGCTTCGGCGTGCTCGAATTCCCCTACGTCCAGCCCGCGCTGTCGGCGGGACAGCAGCCGGTCGACGGCCTGCTGCTGATCATGCGTCCGTTCGGGCGTGTGCCGCAGTCGGGCTTCCGTTCGCACTGGGTCGAACTCGTCGTCGCGGAGTATCTGCGCTGGGCGATGCGCATCGAGGACCCCGCGGCGGACCGCGATTTCCTCGCGATGTCCGACGCGCTCGCGTCGCATCCGCGCGTCGCGCTGGTTCCGCTGGGTCGCTACGCAGGCCAGGACCCGACCGACGGATTGGTGGTCGAAGTCGTGTCGTCGCCGGATCGGCCGCCGGACGGCATCGCGACGGCGGCCGCGATCGCCCGCGCGGCGATTCCCGTCCCCGGCCGCGTCGCCGCGCAGCAGGATTTTGCCGCGGCCTTCGCGCTCGGCGACAGCGGCGCGGCGCACTATCACCTGTGGCTGTTGCGCACGGCAACGGACGCCCCGGCCGAGGGCATGGCGAGTTTCTTCACGCTGCCGACGGCCGGTTTCGGCGGCTATCTCGTCCTTGCCGGAACCCTGCGCGGGCGCGGCCTGCTGCGCCGGGCGGTCGCACGCATCGAGGCGCGCATGAGGCAGGACGGGACGTCCGCCGAGGGATGGTTCATCGAATGCGGAGCGGAAGCGGTGGCGGTGTTCCGGCACATCGGTTTCATCGACGTGCCGTGCGACTACCGCCCGCCCGCGGTGGGCGAGGCGTCGCCGGGCGGGGCACCCGAACGTCTGCACCTGCTGTTCAAACCCTTCGGAATGCGCCGCGAGCCGGACCGTCTCGAGCGCGATTTCGTGTCCCGCGCGCTGCGGGAAATCCTGTGCTCGGTTTATGCGATCGGCAATCCTGAGGCCGCTTCCTGCTATCGGCGGGTGCTGCGGACGCTGGCCGACGGCGATCTTCGCGGGGTGCGGCGATGA